From the Flavobacterium galactosidilyticum genome, one window contains:
- a CDS encoding helix-turn-helix domain-containing protein: MVSNRCKLAVKEELKKLKLHFMVVELGEVEIMENISMAQRQILKVGLLDSGLELMDDKKAMLIEKIKNVIIEMVHHLTEPININFSDYLSQKLDHDYTYLSNLFSEVQGTTIEQFIISHKTERIKELIIYGELNITEIAWKMNYSSVAHLSSQFKKSTGLSPSHFKKLKDKRRNPLEKIGNTTE, encoded by the coding sequence ATGGTTAGTAATCGCTGTAAATTAGCAGTAAAGGAAGAGCTAAAAAAGCTTAAACTTCATTTTATGGTTGTTGAGTTAGGAGAAGTAGAAATTATGGAAAATATTTCGATGGCGCAAAGACAAATTTTGAAGGTAGGATTACTAGATTCAGGACTTGAATTGATGGACGATAAAAAAGCGATGTTGATTGAAAAAATAAAAAATGTAATTATTGAAATGGTTCATCATTTAACAGAGCCTATTAATATCAATTTCTCCGATTATTTGAGTCAAAAATTAGACCACGATTACACATATTTATCCAACTTATTTTCAGAGGTTCAAGGAACTACAATTGAACAATTTATAATTTCGCACAAAACAGAACGTATAAAAGAGTTAATCATTTACGGTGAATTAAATATCACTGAAATTGCATGGAAAATGAATTATAGTAGTGTAGCACATTTGTCAAGCCAATTTAAAAAATCAACTGGTTTATCCCCTTCTCATTTCAAAAAATTAAAAGACAAACGTCGTAATCCACTTGAAAAAATTGGAAATACAACCGAATAA
- a CDS encoding ATP-binding protein, whose translation MKTKKTPAPPDLVETTKGSFVTISAEGIVTDSSEASIKTIKISQEELVVKGFSNQFTEEQQEQKKWQHIFEKGFIKDHSLTVKHKKEKQIGVLYDASIYEDSEGITHGFFTKTTNSKFQKLAAQYSHSLIEASLDPLITIDSEGKITDMNEALVHATGVSRTQLTGSNFFEYFTEKQKAQEVYQKVFKNKSVEDFPLTIQHLKGKRTDVLLNGSVYKDEQSVVQGVVLVARNISGQKWAMDLKIANRELAFQNQEKEKRAAELIIANKELVFQNQEKEKRAAELMLINQQLIFQNMEKERWQTKNKELKDLNHTANLSSQYTLSLIEASRDPLVTINTNGKITDMNEAFVFNTGMTREELTNSDFFNYFTEQQKAREVYQEVFKKESVNDSPLTLRHKNGKLTDVLFNGSVYKNEEGNVDGVVVVARDITDQKRIANELIEARVFAELATEIAEEAKINAENATIIAENAVKAKQQFLSNMSHEIRTPMNAIIGFTKVVLKTELTARQKEYLEAIKISGDALIVLINDILDLAKVDLGKMTFEKIPFKMKSSISAMLHLFEPKINEKNLKLVKEYDKKIPVVLIGDPVRLHQIILNLVSNAVKFTSTGKITVSVHLLYEDSDKVIIEFAVSDTGIGIPEDRLDKIFENFQQASSNTSRLYGGTGLGLAIVKQLIEPQGGTIRVKSAMGQGSTFSFTLSFLKTNADAQLEAEILELDSEIKNIKVLVVEDIPLNQLLMKTLLDDFGFGRDIAENGKIAIAKLKENEYDVILMDLQMPIMNGFETTEYIRKTMNSKIPIIALTADVTTADLAKCKAVGMNDYLAKPVDERLLYSKIIGILKKPKLAKKSNSNLEEKEKNSEEIKCIDLTYLEQRTKNKIKSSINDGNDNTLFNANT comes from the coding sequence ATGAAAACTAAAAAAACACCTGCACCACCCGATTTGGTTGAAACTACTAAAGGTTCTTTTGTCACAATAAGTGCTGAAGGAATAGTTACTGATAGTAGTGAAGCATCCATAAAAACTATTAAAATTTCGCAAGAGGAATTAGTAGTAAAAGGATTTTCGAATCAATTTACAGAAGAACAGCAAGAACAAAAAAAGTGGCAACATATTTTTGAAAAAGGATTTATTAAAGATCACTCCCTAACAGTAAAACATAAGAAAGAGAAACAAATTGGCGTACTTTATGATGCCTCGATATATGAAGATTCAGAAGGAATTACGCACGGTTTTTTTACAAAAACAACTAATAGCAAATTCCAGAAATTAGCAGCGCAATATTCGCATAGTCTGATTGAGGCAAGTCTTGATCCGTTAATCACCATTGATAGTGAAGGCAAGATTACTGACATGAATGAAGCATTAGTACATGCAACAGGAGTGAGCAGAACACAACTTACAGGTTCGAATTTCTTCGAATATTTTACTGAAAAACAAAAAGCACAAGAAGTCTATCAGAAAGTATTTAAAAATAAATCAGTAGAAGATTTTCCACTAACAATTCAGCATTTAAAGGGTAAACGGACTGATGTACTTCTTAATGGTTCTGTTTATAAAGATGAACAAAGTGTCGTTCAAGGCGTAGTTTTAGTGGCTCGAAATATTAGTGGGCAAAAATGGGCAATGGATTTAAAAATTGCTAATAGAGAGCTGGCCTTTCAAAATCAAGAAAAGGAAAAAAGAGCTGCAGAATTAATTATTGCGAATAAGGAACTCGTTTTCCAAAACCAAGAAAAGGAAAAAAGAGCTGCAGAATTAATGCTAATCAATCAACAGCTTATTTTCCAAAATATGGAAAAAGAGAGATGGCAAACTAAAAATAAAGAACTTAAAGATCTTAATCATACTGCAAATTTAAGCTCTCAATACACACTTAGCTTAATTGAAGCTAGTCGAGATCCTTTAGTTACCATTAATACTAATGGCAAAATTACGGATATGAATGAAGCTTTTGTCTTTAACACGGGTATGACACGTGAAGAACTTACGAATTCAGATTTCTTTAATTATTTTACGGAGCAACAAAAAGCGCGAGAAGTATATCAAGAGGTATTCAAAAAAGAATCAGTTAATGATTCACCGCTTACGCTTCGTCACAAAAATGGAAAATTGACTGATGTATTGTTTAATGGCTCCGTATATAAAAATGAAGAAGGAAACGTAGATGGCGTTGTCGTTGTTGCAAGAGATATAACCGATCAAAAAAGGATTGCTAATGAACTGATTGAAGCACGAGTTTTTGCAGAATTAGCTACTGAAATTGCTGAAGAAGCGAAAATAAATGCTGAAAATGCAACTATAATAGCTGAAAATGCTGTAAAAGCAAAACAACAATTTTTGTCGAATATGAGCCATGAAATTCGGACTCCTATGAATGCAATTATTGGCTTCACTAAAGTGGTTCTGAAAACAGAATTGACTGCTAGACAAAAAGAATACTTAGAAGCCATAAAAATAAGTGGTGATGCATTAATCGTACTTATAAACGACATACTAGACTTAGCAAAAGTAGATTTAGGTAAAATGACATTTGAGAAAATACCTTTCAAAATGAAATCCTCGATATCCGCCATGCTTCATTTATTTGAACCTAAAATAAACGAGAAAAATCTAAAATTAGTTAAAGAATACGACAAAAAAATCCCTGTTGTGCTGATAGGAGATCCAGTTCGTTTGCATCAAATAATTTTAAACTTAGTTAGTAATGCCGTCAAATTTACATCCACAGGAAAGATTACGGTAAGCGTTCATTTACTATATGAAGACTCGGATAAAGTTATTATCGAATTTGCTGTATCGGATACTGGAATAGGAATCCCAGAAGATAGATTAGACAAAATATTCGAAAACTTTCAGCAAGCATCCAGCAATACTTCTAGACTTTACGGCGGAACTGGATTAGGTTTGGCAATTGTAAAACAACTTATAGAACCGCAAGGTGGAACAATTCGCGTAAAAAGTGCAATGGGACAAGGCTCCACATTTAGTTTTACTTTAAGCTTTCTTAAAACAAACGCCGATGCACAGTTAGAAGCAGAGATACTTGAATTAGACAGCGAAATAAAAAATATAAAAGTTTTAGTAGTTGAAGATATTCCACTAAATCAGTTACTTATGAAAACGCTGCTAGATGACTTTGGATTCGGACGTGATATTGCTGAAAATGGTAAAATCGCAATTGCAAAACTAAAAGAAAACGAGTACGATGTTATTTTGATGGATTTGCAAATGCCCATAATGAATGGTTTTGAAACTACAGAATACATTCGTAAAACAATGAATTCTAAGATACCTATTATTGCATTAACTGCTGATGTTACAACAGCTGATCTTGCAAAATGTAAAGCCGTGGGAATGAATGACTATCTTGCAAAACCTGTTGATGAACGATTGTTATATAGCAAAATAATAGGAATACTAAAGAAGCCTAAATTGGCTAAAAAAAGCAACTCAAATTTAGAAGAAAAAGAAAAAAACAGCGAAGAAATAAAGTGTATTGACTTAACATATTTAGAACAAAGAACAAAGAACAAAATCAAATCCAGCATTAATGATGGAAATGATAACACTTTATTTAACGCAAACACCTGA